One genomic region from Deinococcus roseus encodes:
- the pnuC gene encoding nicotinamide riboside transporter PnuC, with the protein MTDYFAQVWAGLKATSMLELSANISYLISVWLANRNSVHTWWTGIIGVVLFGLLFFQGQLYADVTLQLFYIVTSIYGWWVWARGGKDHQELPITRVSALQLLTCFGLGVLVTLGYGWLLHRFTNASYPFIDSIVMAGSVIAQLMLMNRKLENWLFWIIVDIVAVPLYATKGWYFTSGVYILFLLNAIWGQYTWWQLYRNQSKREAL; encoded by the coding sequence ATGACCGATTATTTCGCTCAGGTGTGGGCTGGACTGAAAGCCACTTCCATGCTGGAACTGTCTGCCAACATCAGTTACCTGATCTCGGTTTGGCTGGCCAACCGCAACAGCGTGCACACCTGGTGGACAGGGATCATCGGGGTGGTGCTGTTTGGCCTTTTGTTTTTTCAGGGCCAGTTGTATGCAGATGTGACCCTGCAGCTGTTTTACATTGTCACCAGCATTTATGGCTGGTGGGTGTGGGCCAGAGGAGGCAAAGACCATCAGGAACTTCCCATCACCAGGGTCAGTGCCCTGCAACTGCTGACCTGCTTTGGGCTGGGGGTTCTGGTGACCCTGGGATATGGGTGGTTGTTGCACCGGTTCACCAATGCCAGTTATCCCTTCATTGATTCCATCGTGATGGCTGGCAGTGTGATTGCCCAGCTGATGCTGATGAACCGCAAGCTGGAAAACTGGCTGTTCTGGATCATTGTGGACATCGTGGCCGTGCCGCTTTACGCCACCAAAGGCTGGTATTTCACCTCCGGGGTGTACATTTTGTTCCTGCTCAATGCCATCTGGGGGCAATACACCTGGTGGCAACTGTACCGAAACCAGAGCAAGCGTGAAGCCCTATAA
- a CDS encoding DUF421 domain-containing protein, with translation MEPYAFDLKNIFLGKDLPPMFFLEIVFRTTVMYLYTLLLIRLLGKRGVRQLTFFEFALIIALGSAVGDVMFYPDVPLLHGMVVITVVSVIQYIFAVITEKNSKIERVLESSPRRMICDGRLELEAMHRERLSQNELYSWLRDDDISHLGEVHRAYLEPSGSLSVIRFPRKKVRPGLLLIPREDPDFQCFEDTAPQTGTYACWECGNLSKKDKDAALDTCECGARSWTVAVEPE, from the coding sequence ATGGAACCGTATGCCTTTGATTTGAAAAACATCTTTCTGGGCAAAGACCTTCCCCCGATGTTTTTTCTGGAAATCGTCTTCAGGACAACCGTGATGTACCTCTACACCCTGCTCTTGATCCGCTTGCTGGGAAAACGTGGGGTCAGGCAACTGACTTTTTTTGAATTTGCCCTGATCATTGCCCTGGGGTCTGCTGTGGGGGATGTGATGTTCTACCCGGACGTTCCCCTGCTGCACGGCATGGTGGTGATCACGGTGGTGTCGGTCATCCAGTACATTTTTGCCGTGATCACCGAAAAGAACAGCAAAATTGAACGGGTGCTGGAAAGCTCCCCCAGACGGATGATCTGTGACGGCAGGCTGGAACTTGAAGCCATGCACCGGGAGCGCCTGTCCCAGAATGAGCTGTACTCCTGGCTGCGGGACGATGACATCAGCCACCTGGGAGAGGTGCACCGGGCTTACCTGGAGCCTTCAGGGAGCCTGAGCGTGATCCGTTTTCCCCGCAAGAAAGTCCGTCCGGGCCTGCTCTTGATCCCCAGAGAAGACCCCGATTTCCAGTGCTTTGAAGACACTGCACCGCAAACAGGCACTTACGCCTGCTGGGAATGCGGCAACCTCAGCAAAAAAGACAAAGATGCTGCGCTGGACACCTGTGAATGCGGGGCACGGTCCTGGACGGTGGCAGTAGAACCAGAGTGA
- the leuS gene encoding leucine--tRNA ligase, producing the protein MPRSEKYNPHSIEPRWRKSWEESDLYTFKHQEGKENHYALTMFPYPSGNLHIGHWYAFAVPDARARFMRMKGYNVLFPMGFDAFGLPAENAAIKRNIDPAKWTYSNIEYMTGQFKRMGTMIDWSKQFATCDPEYYKWNQWFFIQFYKQGLVYKKNGFVNWCPSCNTVLANEQVVDGKCERCGTVVVQKKLEQWFFKITEYADELLDFGTTDMPERVRLMQHNWIGKSVGAEIDFATDAGTVTVFSTRPDTLMGATFLVLAPEHAFVKTLTTPEQQEAVQNYIDTASKMSEIDRQAEGREKTGVWTGAYATHPVTGEKLPIWIADYVLVTYGTGSIMAVPAHDSRDFDFARQFDLPVKEVIRGETPMPADATEPYSDEGAIVNSGILDGMQGGKEFIGAVIEKLADYGVRARTTYRLRDWLISRQRYWGTPIPMVYCEKCGIQPVSESELPVKLPEDVRFQPTGQSPLTLMEDWKTTTCPCCGGVATRETDTMDTFVDSSWYMYRYLSHDVHDAPFRPEFANFTPDVYTGGIEHAILHLLYSRFWTKAMRDLGLTEVSEPFKVLRNQGIILGEDNEKMSKSRGNVIDPDDLVAEYGADTVRAFLMFLAPWEAGGPWSSKGIQGPHKWLNRIWSLYFDAAEGPEEAVTEAELRFAVHAALKRVTDDLERFSFNTCIAAMMELTNTLVKAKRSPVSQTQAWTEALDIFNRMLAPFVPYIAEEIWSETGHSDSVHVQSWPQYDANALVKDEIEVVVQVNGKLRGKALIRNGASQEEVFMAAKSIENVQKFIEGKPLVKEIYVPGRLVNIVVKG; encoded by the coding sequence ATGCCAAGAAGTGAAAAATACAATCCGCACTCCATCGAACCCCGCTGGCGCAAAAGCTGGGAGGAGAGCGACCTCTACACCTTCAAACATCAGGAAGGCAAAGAGAACCACTACGCCCTGACCATGTTCCCCTACCCCTCTGGAAACCTGCACATTGGCCACTGGTACGCTTTTGCGGTGCCCGATGCCCGTGCCCGCTTCATGCGCATGAAGGGGTACAACGTGCTGTTCCCCATGGGCTTTGATGCGTTCGGTCTGCCTGCAGAGAACGCGGCCATCAAACGCAACATTGATCCTGCCAAATGGACCTACTCCAACATCGAGTACATGACCGGGCAGTTCAAGCGCATGGGCACCATGATCGACTGGAGCAAGCAATTTGCCACCTGCGATCCCGAGTACTACAAATGGAACCAGTGGTTCTTCATACAGTTCTACAAGCAGGGTCTGGTTTACAAGAAGAACGGTTTCGTGAACTGGTGCCCGAGTTGCAACACCGTGCTGGCCAACGAGCAGGTTGTGGATGGCAAGTGCGAGCGTTGCGGCACCGTGGTGGTGCAGAAGAAACTTGAGCAGTGGTTCTTCAAGATCACCGAATACGCCGACGAACTCCTCGATTTCGGCACCACAGACATGCCCGAACGGGTGCGCCTGATGCAGCACAACTGGATCGGGAAGTCCGTGGGTGCAGAGATTGACTTTGCCACCGATGCGGGCACCGTGACGGTGTTTTCCACCCGTCCTGACACCCTCATGGGTGCAACCTTCCTGGTGCTCGCTCCAGAGCATGCTTTTGTCAAAACCCTCACCACCCCGGAGCAGCAAGAAGCCGTGCAGAACTACATCGACACGGCCTCCAAGATGAGTGAGATTGACCGCCAGGCAGAAGGCCGCGAGAAAACCGGGGTCTGGACGGGCGCTTACGCCACCCATCCTGTCACGGGAGAGAAACTCCCCATCTGGATTGCCGATTACGTGCTGGTCACCTACGGCACCGGAAGCATCATGGCTGTGCCGGCCCACGATTCCCGCGACTTTGACTTTGCCCGCCAGTTTGACCTCCCTGTCAAGGAAGTGATCCGGGGCGAAACCCCCATGCCTGCAGACGCCACCGAGCCTTACTCTGACGAGGGTGCCATTGTGAATTCCGGCATCCTGGATGGCATGCAGGGTGGAAAAGAATTCATTGGTGCAGTGATCGAAAAACTCGCAGATTACGGTGTGCGGGCCAGGACCACCTACCGCCTGCGCGACTGGCTGATTTCCCGCCAGCGTTACTGGGGCACCCCCATCCCCATGGTCTACTGCGAGAAGTGCGGCATCCAGCCTGTGTCCGAATCTGAACTTCCCGTCAAACTCCCCGAGGATGTGCGCTTCCAGCCCACCGGTCAGAGCCCCCTCACCCTCATGGAGGACTGGAAAACCACCACCTGCCCCTGCTGTGGTGGGGTCGCCACCCGTGAAACCGACACCATGGACACCTTCGTGGATTCCAGCTGGTACATGTACCGCTACCTGAGCCACGATGTGCACGACGCTCCTTTCAGGCCTGAATTTGCCAACTTCACCCCGGACGTGTACACCGGAGGGATCGAGCACGCCATCCTGCATTTGCTCTACAGCCGTTTCTGGACCAAGGCGATGCGCGACCTGGGCCTCACAGAGGTCAGTGAACCCTTCAAGGTGCTGCGCAACCAGGGCATCATCCTCGGCGAAGACAACGAGAAAATGAGCAAGAGCAGAGGAAACGTCATCGATCCAGACGACCTCGTGGCCGAGTATGGAGCAGACACCGTGCGGGCCTTCCTGATGTTCCTTGCCCCCTGGGAAGCTGGTGGACCCTGGTCCTCCAAGGGCATTCAGGGACCCCACAAGTGGCTGAACCGCATCTGGAGCCTCTACTTTGATGCTGCAGAAGGCCCCGAAGAAGCCGTCACGGAAGCCGAACTCCGCTTTGCCGTGCATGCTGCCCTCAAGCGCGTTACAGATGACCTCGAACGCTTCAGCTTCAACACCTGCATTGCCGCCATGATGGAACTCACCAACACCCTGGTGAAGGCCAAGCGCAGCCCGGTTTCCCAGACACAAGCCTGGACGGAAGCGCTGGACATCTTCAACCGCATGCTGGCCCCCTTCGTGCCCTACATCGCAGAGGAAATCTGGTCTGAAACCGGACACAGCGACTCCGTGCACGTGCAAAGCTGGCCCCAGTACGATGCAAACGCCCTGGTCAAAGACGAAATCGAAGTGGTGGTGCAGGTCAACGGCAAACTCAGGGGCAAGGCCCTGATCCGCAATGGGGCCTCACAGGAAGAGGTCTTCATGGCCGCCAAATCCATCGAGAACGTGCAGAAATTCATTGAAGGCAAACCGCTGGTCAAAGAAATCTACGTTCCCGGCAGACTGGTGAACATTGTGGTGAAAGGGTAA
- a CDS encoding CPBP family glutamic-type intramembrane protease — MQLWVLVLFCLSTVLLIPFEVWLWGGLAWVASVTLTLLTREPALQRRMLVLLGCILLLALAPISTETSNVKFLTLGLPFLAVVALPPLLLRKTDPEVFSFRLLPEKFSKLEFIYTLLSAPLAYFAFKLYFALSPEVPFNWTLSPQPDSESLLRLFVGINMVGIWDELFFVNTCFAVLRSLFPFWKANWGQSVVYVSVLFDMAFRGVGPFFVLFLALTQGIMFQRSRALIYVLVVHLIVDYFLFQAIVGTYYPGFKAWWHP; from the coding sequence ATGCAACTCTGGGTGCTGGTTTTGTTCTGTCTTTCCACTGTGCTGCTCATCCCCTTTGAAGTCTGGTTGTGGGGTGGGCTGGCCTGGGTGGCCTCTGTGACGCTCACCCTGCTGACCCGGGAACCTGCCCTTCAGCGCCGAATGCTGGTGTTGCTGGGGTGCATTCTGCTTCTGGCCCTGGCCCCCATCAGCACAGAGACCTCCAATGTCAAATTTCTTACACTGGGTTTACCGTTTCTGGCCGTGGTTGCGCTCCCTCCCCTGCTGCTGCGCAAAACCGACCCGGAGGTGTTCAGTTTCCGTTTACTGCCCGAGAAATTCAGCAAACTGGAATTCATTTACACCCTGCTTTCTGCGCCTCTGGCCTATTTTGCCTTCAAACTGTACTTTGCCCTCAGCCCGGAAGTGCCTTTCAACTGGACGCTGTCCCCGCAACCAGACAGCGAATCCTTGCTGAGGCTCTTTGTGGGCATCAACATGGTGGGCATCTGGGATGAACTGTTTTTTGTGAACACCTGCTTTGCCGTGCTCAGGTCCCTCTTTCCCTTCTGGAAGGCCAACTGGGGGCAGAGCGTGGTGTACGTGTCGGTGCTCTTTGACATGGCCTTCAGGGGGGTGGGGCCTTTTTTTGTGCTGTTTCTGGCGCTCACCCAGGGCATCATGTTTCAGCGCAGCCGTGCCCTGATTTACGTGCTGGTGGTGCATCTGATTGTGGATTACTTTCTGTTTCAGGCCATCGTGGGCACCTATTACCCCGGCTTTAAGGCCTGGTGGCATCCCTGA
- a CDS encoding GGDEF domain-containing protein: MIQLVEGLALNLCIVITATYLLSLTYTTWRMETARKVILFRSAMASATSLFLMTQGVSFSNGTLLDLRALPLALITLKYGMWYGLFSILLVFLARGQFWHNFTSEDVSILICYTIASVYRYYATVESEEVPFQSYLYAPVLIFSGLLVYMFKLRSWDFGIFPSLMLLYFTNVLGFMAAGRIIHRHLMYLKLTDGLKEETLIDPLTRVFNRRQFELDKPGMREGDAIVVIDIDDFKKVNDTYGHAVGDQVLKELARRLVLTVRHSDRVYRLGGEEFAVYLTRCPEEYLTTIAERIKERIFSERFNTVGRVSVSGGLVRLSADTTIDAAFEQADQYLYQAKKSGKNRIITSI; the protein is encoded by the coding sequence ATGATTCAACTGGTGGAAGGTCTTGCCCTCAACCTGTGCATTGTGATCACTGCCACCTACCTCCTGAGCCTCACTTACACCACCTGGAGGATGGAAACGGCCCGCAAGGTGATCCTGTTCAGGTCTGCCATGGCCTCTGCCACCTCCCTGTTTCTGATGACCCAGGGGGTGTCTTTCAGCAACGGCACCCTGCTGGATTTGCGGGCTTTGCCCCTGGCCCTGATCACCCTCAAATACGGGATGTGGTATGGGCTTTTTTCCATCCTGCTGGTGTTTCTGGCCCGGGGGCAATTCTGGCACAACTTCACCAGCGAAGACGTTTCCATCCTGATCTGCTACACCATCGCTTCGGTCTACCGGTATTACGCCACCGTGGAATCGGAAGAGGTGCCTTTCCAGTCTTATTTGTACGCCCCAGTGCTGATCTTCAGTGGCCTGCTGGTGTACATGTTCAAACTGAGAAGCTGGGATTTCGGCATCTTCCCTTCTCTGATGCTGCTGTATTTCACCAATGTGCTGGGCTTCATGGCGGCGGGTCGCATCATCCACCGGCACCTGATGTACCTGAAACTCACCGATGGCCTCAAAGAGGAAACCCTGATTGATCCGCTCACACGGGTCTTCAACCGCAGGCAATTTGAACTGGACAAACCCGGCATGCGGGAAGGAGACGCCATCGTGGTGATCGACATTGATGACTTCAAGAAGGTGAACGACACCTACGGCCACGCCGTGGGCGATCAGGTGCTGAAAGAACTGGCCCGCCGTCTGGTCCTGACCGTGCGCCACAGCGATCGGGTGTACCGTCTGGGCGGCGAGGAGTTCGCTGTTTACCTGACCCGTTGCCCCGAAGAGTACCTGACCACCATTGCAGAACGCATCAAGGAACGCATCTTCAGTGAGCGCTTCAATACGGTGGGCCGGGTCAGTGTCAGTGGCGGTCTGGTGCGCCTCAGTGCAGACACCACCATTGATGCTGCTTTCGAGCAGGCAGACCAGTATTTGTATCAGGCCAAAAAATCGGGGAAAAACCGTATCATCACCTCGATTTAG
- a CDS encoding acyl-CoA dehydrogenase family protein codes for MTATQPKLFKGGMFLIQDSQPQNIYTPEDFDDTIKQIADSTQAFIDKDVMPRMKDLEDKVEGLNRELLQKAGALGLTAVEVPEDFDGLDLPKAVSAVIAERLAQTGGFSVTYGAHQSIGSLPTVYFGTPEQKTKYLTKLASAEMVAAYALTEPGSGSDAQAAKTTAVLSEDGSHYVLNGTKMWISNAGFADLFTVFAQVKTDEGNKFSAFLVERAFEGVSLGAEEHKMGIKSSSTRQVILDNVKVPAENLLGQVGQGAKIAFNILNVGRYKLAAGGVGGAKHALKISAKYALERHQFNQPIANFGMVQEKLAEMALRTYAVESALYRVMGLIDTAVESGLDKLKAVEEYAVEASMLKVLGSELLDFSVDEGVQIHGGYGYSSEYPIEQAYRDSRINRIFEGTNEINRLLVPGMLLKRAMKGEIPLLQAAQKLQSDLLEPSFDEPEEGVLVQEETTIKNLKKLALMVAGTAAMKYGMEVESRQEILARVADIAMLTFAAESALLRTRKLGNPELQSEMTQLYTWSAAEKSATLAREAIEMIASGDDLRTSLAVIKRLTKHDPINTIRLRRHVAKAVLAAEGYPQPRK; via the coding sequence ATGACTGCAACCCAGCCCAAACTTTTCAAAGGCGGCATGTTCCTGATCCAGGACAGCCAACCCCAGAACATTTACACCCCCGAAGATTTCGATGACACCATCAAGCAAATTGCCGACTCCACCCAGGCTTTCATCGACAAAGACGTGATGCCCCGCATGAAAGACCTCGAAGACAAAGTCGAAGGTCTGAACCGTGAGCTGCTGCAAAAAGCAGGCGCACTGGGCCTCACTGCTGTGGAAGTCCCCGAAGACTTTGACGGTCTGGACCTTCCCAAAGCCGTCAGTGCCGTGATTGCAGAGCGTCTGGCCCAGACCGGGGGTTTCAGCGTGACCTACGGTGCCCACCAGTCCATCGGAAGCCTGCCCACCGTGTACTTCGGTACCCCAGAGCAGAAAACCAAATACCTAACCAAGTTGGCCAGTGCTGAAATGGTGGCTGCTTACGCCCTCACCGAACCCGGAAGCGGCAGCGACGCCCAGGCCGCCAAGACCACTGCTGTGCTCTCCGAAGACGGCAGTCACTACGTGCTCAACGGCACCAAAATGTGGATCTCCAACGCTGGATTTGCAGACCTCTTCACGGTGTTTGCCCAGGTCAAAACCGACGAAGGCAACAAATTCAGTGCCTTCCTGGTGGAACGTGCTTTTGAAGGGGTGTCCCTCGGTGCCGAAGAGCACAAGATGGGCATCAAATCCTCCTCCACCCGTCAGGTGATCCTGGACAACGTGAAAGTGCCTGCAGAGAACCTGCTCGGACAGGTTGGGCAGGGGGCCAAAATCGCCTTCAACATCCTCAATGTGGGTCGCTACAAGCTGGCTGCAGGAGGGGTCGGCGGAGCCAAACACGCCCTGAAAATCTCTGCGAAATACGCTCTGGAGCGCCACCAGTTCAACCAGCCCATCGCCAACTTCGGGATGGTTCAGGAAAAGCTGGCTGAAATGGCCCTGCGCACCTACGCTGTGGAATCCGCCCTTTACCGGGTGATGGGCCTGATTGACACCGCAGTGGAAAGCGGCCTGGACAAACTCAAGGCCGTGGAAGAATACGCTGTGGAAGCCTCCATGCTCAAAGTCCTTGGCTCCGAACTTCTCGACTTTTCTGTCGATGAAGGGGTGCAGATCCACGGGGGTTATGGTTACAGCTCTGAATACCCCATCGAGCAGGCCTACCGCGACAGCCGCATCAACCGCATCTTTGAAGGCACCAACGAAATCAATAGATTGCTGGTCCCCGGCATGCTGCTGAAACGCGCCATGAAAGGCGAAATCCCCCTGCTGCAGGCCGCACAGAAACTGCAGTCCGACCTGCTGGAACCCAGCTTCGATGAACCCGAAGAAGGGGTGCTGGTGCAGGAAGAAACCACCATCAAGAACCTCAAGAAACTGGCCCTGATGGTCGCTGGCACCGCCGCCATGAAGTACGGCATGGAGGTGGAAAGCCGCCAGGAAATTCTGGCCCGCGTTGCAGACATCGCCATGCTGACCTTCGCTGCAGAATCTGCCCTGCTGCGCACCCGCAAACTGGGCAACCCCGAACTGCAATCCGAAATGACCCAACTCTACACCTGGTCCGCTGCAGAGAAATCTGCAACCCTGGCCCGTGAAGCCATTGAGATGATCGCCTCCGGTGACGACCTGCGCACCAGTCTGGCCGTGATCAAGCGCCTCACCAAGCACGACCCCATCAACACCATCCGCCTGCGCCGCCATGTGGCGAAAGCTGTGCTGGCCGCTGAAGGGTACCCCCAGCCTCGGAAATAA
- a CDS encoding DUF1294 domain-containing protein: MLKAYGTEIWLFMAALYVLMGGVTFLVYGSDKRRARLGRRRVPERTLHLLELCFGWFGAFVAQRVVRHKTQKMPFQMVFWGIGLLHVLLVGLLAWGMQVS, translated from the coding sequence ATGTTGAAAGCCTATGGCACGGAGATCTGGCTCTTTATGGCTGCCCTGTATGTCCTGATGGGAGGCGTCACTTTTCTGGTGTATGGCTCGGACAAACGTCGGGCCAGGCTGGGCCGCAGGCGGGTTCCTGAGCGCACGCTGCATCTGCTGGAACTCTGTTTTGGCTGGTTTGGGGCGTTTGTGGCCCAGCGGGTGGTCAGGCACAAAACCCAGAAAATGCCTTTTCAGATGGTGTTCTGGGGAATTGGTTTGTTGCATGTCCTCCTGGTGGGATTGCTGGCATGGGGCATGCAAGTCAGCTGA
- a CDS encoding ATP-binding protein — protein MTQVLSIGMVLGTEEATPLQFWFWVEPGSSVQLDDLVTLKTTKPDGTRVTYFGVVDQVRKLHEGVAFESDVRDVQAGILPVNTSYTAHVLVTRVDPEEFIPPHPGDEVYLALDEELEKALYQDRMESRLPAGILRNGEPVHFNFDFLNGASGAHVNISGVSGVATKTSYALFLLYSIFNSQALGVDRANSKAVIFNVKGEDLFFLDQPNSKLEEKESRVAAARGLRKDRYALCKLPSRPFSDVQFLAPPKAGGDAIIPDVEQRKSGVTPYMWTIREFCQKRLLPYCFADKDSSLNLKFLIGQIEEKLYRLVLGDTSSTPHIAVTDWEQQDEQLALELELDFDTLGKTRITTFTQLVSYIEYKLLEQNEGQGDPRWVGKQNVGTLQAFIRRLKGVQKYLSSLIRGNLTAKEAEKYRADVLRQGVQLSVVDIHSLDAHAQMFVVGVILKELFEKKEKQGRKPYVFVVLDELNKYAPREGESPIKDVLLDIAERGRSLGIILIGAQQTASEVERRITSNAAIRVVGRLDPAESERPEYRFLPSTYRMRASILQPGTMIIQQPEVPTPVMVTFPFPAWATRLDEMVVAQDDQSAEDWLA, from the coding sequence ATGACTCAGGTTCTTTCCATCGGCATGGTCCTCGGCACCGAAGAAGCCACTCCCCTGCAATTCTGGTTCTGGGTGGAACCGGGGTCCAGCGTGCAACTGGACGATCTGGTCACCCTGAAAACCACCAAACCAGACGGCACCCGCGTCACCTATTTCGGGGTGGTAGATCAGGTGCGCAAACTCCACGAAGGGGTCGCTTTTGAATCCGATGTGCGGGACGTGCAGGCGGGCATTCTTCCGGTCAACACCTCTTACACAGCCCATGTGCTGGTCACCCGTGTGGACCCCGAGGAGTTCATTCCCCCTCACCCCGGAGATGAGGTTTACCTCGCCCTGGATGAGGAACTGGAAAAAGCCCTCTATCAGGACCGCATGGAGTCCAGATTGCCTGCGGGCATCCTGAGAAACGGCGAACCCGTGCACTTCAATTTTGACTTTCTGAACGGTGCCTCCGGTGCCCACGTGAACATCAGTGGGGTGTCCGGGGTGGCCACCAAGACCAGTTATGCCCTGTTTTTGCTGTACAGCATTTTCAATTCGCAGGCGCTGGGCGTGGACCGGGCCAACAGCAAGGCTGTGATCTTCAATGTGAAAGGCGAGGACCTGTTCTTTCTGGACCAGCCCAACAGCAAACTGGAGGAGAAAGAAAGCCGGGTCGCTGCAGCCAGAGGCCTCAGAAAAGACCGTTACGCCCTGTGCAAGTTGCCCAGCCGTCCTTTCAGCGATGTGCAGTTTCTGGCCCCTCCCAAGGCGGGTGGAGACGCCATCATTCCTGATGTGGAACAGAGAAAATCCGGGGTCACCCCTTACATGTGGACCATCCGGGAGTTCTGTCAGAAACGCCTGCTTCCGTACTGCTTTGCAGACAAGGACAGCAGCCTGAACCTCAAGTTCCTGATCGGGCAGATCGAGGAGAAACTGTACCGTCTGGTGCTGGGAGACACCAGCAGCACCCCACACATTGCCGTCACCGACTGGGAACAACAGGACGAACAACTGGCCCTGGAACTGGAACTGGATTTTGACACGCTGGGCAAAACCCGCATCACCACCTTCACGCAACTGGTGAGCTACATCGAATACAAGCTGCTGGAACAGAACGAGGGCCAGGGGGATCCCAGATGGGTGGGCAAGCAGAATGTGGGCACGCTGCAGGCCTTCATCCGCCGCCTCAAAGGGGTGCAGAAGTACCTGTCCAGCCTGATCCGCGGCAACCTGACCGCAAAAGAAGCCGAGAAATACCGTGCTGATGTGCTGCGTCAGGGGGTGCAGCTCAGCGTGGTGGACATCCACAGCCTGGATGCCCATGCCCAGATGTTCGTGGTGGGTGTGATCCTCAAAGAGCTCTTTGAGAAGAAAGAAAAGCAGGGCCGCAAGCCTTACGTTTTTGTGGTGCTGGACGAGTTGAACAAGTACGCCCCCAGGGAAGGTGAAAGCCCCATCAAAGACGTCTTGCTGGACATTGCAGAACGTGGGCGCTCGCTGGGCATCATCCTGATCGGGGCACAACAAACGGCCTCTGAAGTGGAAAGGCGCATCACCTCCAATGCGGCCATCCGGGTGGTGGGCCGTCTGGACCCCGCAGAATCCGAGCGTCCCGAGTACCGCTTTTTGCCCTCCACTTACCGCATGCGGGCCAGCATTCTGCAGCCGGGCACCATGATCATCCAGCAGCCCGAAGTGCCCACACCCGTGATGGTGACTTTCCCCTTCCCGGCCTGGGCCACCAGACTGGACGAGATGGTGGTTGCCCAGGACGACCAGAGCGCCGAAGACTGGCTGGCCTAA
- the fni gene encoding type 2 isopentenyl-diphosphate Delta-isomerase has protein sequence MTMQERKLKHLEACLREDSQYQTISTGLERVSWPYQALPEVNLNDIDLRCTFLGKPLSAPLLIGAMTGGTEHAARINRNLALAAQELGIGMMLGSQRVMLEHPEASYSFHVREHAPDILLIGNLGVAQFLKGYTASHIIKAIGAIKADGLALHTNPLQEAVQVGGDTNFQGITEVLAGLVKKSWFPIMLKEVGHGIGQATAERIKHIPFAAIDVAGAGGTSWAKVEDLVANGSITQPDLGEIGIPTAQALQETRHVLPQMPLVASGGIRSGLDIAKCLMLGAQVCAIARPLIQPALLGPDAVLMYLLKIIQQLRTALFVAGISSVSHLTQLEPAAPPPPPSYLVDD, from the coding sequence ATGACCATGCAGGAGCGCAAACTCAAACACCTGGAAGCCTGCCTGCGGGAGGATTCCCAGTACCAGACCATCAGCACCGGGCTGGAACGGGTGTCGTGGCCGTATCAGGCCCTTCCCGAAGTGAACTTGAACGACATTGATTTGCGCTGCACCTTTCTCGGGAAGCCCCTCTCTGCGCCCCTTTTGATTGGGGCCATGACAGGCGGAACTGAGCATGCAGCCCGCATCAACCGCAATCTGGCCCTTGCTGCGCAGGAACTGGGCATTGGGATGATGCTGGGTTCCCAGCGCGTCATGCTGGAACACCCCGAAGCCAGTTACAGCTTTCATGTGCGGGAACATGCCCCGGACATCCTCCTCATCGGAAACCTGGGGGTGGCGCAGTTTCTCAAGGGCTACACGGCTTCGCACATCATCAAGGCAATTGGGGCCATCAAGGCAGATGGTCTGGCCCTGCACACCAACCCCTTGCAGGAAGCCGTGCAGGTGGGAGGAGACACCAACTTTCAGGGCATCACCGAGGTGCTTGCTGGTCTGGTGAAGAAAAGCTGGTTCCCGATCATGCTCAAGGAAGTGGGGCACGGGATCGGGCAGGCCACTGCAGAGCGCATCAAACACATTCCTTTTGCTGCCATTGATGTGGCAGGAGCAGGAGGCACCAGCTGGGCCAAAGTGGAAGATCTGGTGGCAAATGGCAGCATCACCCAGCCTGATCTGGGAGAAATTGGCATTCCCACTGCACAGGCTTTGCAGGAAACCCGCCATGTGCTGCCCCAGATGCCTCTGGTGGCTTCTGGAGGGATCCGCTCCGGGCTGGACATCGCCAAATGCCTGATGCTGGGAGCGCAGGTGTGCGCCATCGCAAGGCCGCTCATTCAGCCTGCACTTCTGGGACCGGATGCGGTGTTGATGTACCTGCTGAAGATCATCCAGCAGCTCAGGACAGCGCTTTTTGTGGCGGGCATTTCCAGTGTGAGTCACCTGACCCAATTGGAGCCTGCTGCTCCGCCGCCTCCACCCAGTTATCTGGTGGATGACTGA